From the Polynucleobacter acidiphobus genome, the window ACTGTCCATTTTCATCTTTTGCATTGAGGTGCTGTCTAACTTCCATGGTATTCATGGTGGAGTTCCATGACATATTGGCCATGAAAATCATTAAGGTATCAATGGAATAGGGATCGCCTTTGACAGCATTGGTAATGACGTTATGCATTAATCCATGAGCAGCTAAAGGGTGCTCCCAGGTGTAGGCCTTGTCGATTCGAAGGGGCTTACCATCCTGATCAAGTGCCAGGTCTTCTGGGCGAGTTGGCCAACCCAGTGGAGCTTTTGCTAACGGTGTATTCGCTTGTATATCGTTTTCAGAAGATGGCGGTTTGATGTTCGGAGGAATCTGGCGTGGATAAGGGGCTTTATGACGAAAGCCGCCTGGACGATCGATAGTGCCCAGCAGAGTCATTAATACAGCTAAGGCACGCGTAGTTTGAAAGCCATTCGAGTGTGCCGATAAGCCACGCATCGCATGAAATGCCACAGGCCGTCCGGTCACCGATGTATGCTGCTGACCAAAGGAATCGGTCCAAGCAATTGGTAGCTCAAATGATTGTTTAAATGCCGTGTGCGCCATTTCCTTGGCGAGTAAGCGTATGCGTGCTGCTGGAATCGAGGTAATTTTCTCGGCCCACTCGGGCGTGCAAGTCTCAACTTGACGACGCAATAATTCGAATGCAGGGGCAACCCGCTTGCCCTGATGGGGGCCAGGACCCATGACATATTCACCAGAGAGGGCAGGGTCGACATCATTTGCAAAACAGGCTTTTGCAGCATTGCTTTTGATGTCCCAAATGTATTTGTTATGAGGAATGTCGGTATTGATTGGATCTGATTCAGGATCAAATAAAAATAATCCTTCTTCCGGACCCGCATCAAGACAAACCAACTGCGATGAGTTGGTATACCGCTTTAAGAATGGATGATCTACCTGATTGGCTGCAATCAACTCATGCATTAATGCCATAAATAGCGCGCCATCAGTGCCCGGTTTAATCGGAATCCACTCATCGGCGATCGCTGAATAACCAGTTCGCACGGGATTAATTGAAATAAATCGCCCACCATTGCGCTTAAACTTCGACAAAGCAATCTTCATCGGATTGCTGTGATGATCCTCTGCTGTTCCAATCATCACAAATAATTTGGCTTGCTCTAAATCGGGGCCGCCAAACTCCCAAAAGCTGCCCCCAATGGTGTAGATCATGCCTGCGGCCATATTGACTGAGCAAAAGCCTCCATGGGCTGCATAGTTAGGAGTTCCAAATTGACGAGCAAATAAGCCTGTGAGCGCTTGCATTTGATCGCGACCGGTGAACAGTGCAAATTTTTTGGGATCGGTCTCTCGGATACTTCGTAAACGATCTTCCAAAATACTAAAGGCTCGATCCCAAGAGATTTCTTCAAACTCCGATTGGCCACGTTCTGAGCCGGGCTTGCGCAAGAGTGGTTTCGTGATCCGCGCAGGGGACTTCTGCTTCATGATGCCCGATGCACCCTTGGCACAAATGACCCCTTGGTTAAGGGGATGGTTTGGATTGCCGTCGATATACACCAATTCACCATCCCGCAAATGCGCTCGGATGCCACAGCGGCAGGCGCACATATAGCAGGTCGTGGTTTTTACCTCAGTCGCCGGATTTTGCGAATGAATCGGATCGTGAACTGGTTGCGAGGATAGAAATTTGAACATGCAGCGACTTATAGTTATTTGATTATTGTAGCGACATTTGAGTAAATTGACTTCCATTACAACACCATTCGGCTCACAAATTCATGATTGAAATCAATGATTTGAAGATATTCCTCAAGTGCCTCTATAAAGCTCATTTTATGAGCCTTTAGTGAACCACAATGGTCTCTCAAAAAAAGGAGAGTGTCATGAGAAAGCTATCAGAATGGATTGTTTGGTTGGTATTCGCAGAGCGTCCTGGGGAGTGGGGTCGCAAAGAATGGGTATGCAAACAATTCGAGTAAAAAATCAAGCTCTATCCTGCAATTACTCATAAATCCTCTAGGGGCTTGAAAAACGTCATCTTTTTATAGGAAACTTAGACTATATTAAGAGTCAGGCGTGCCATGGCGCTAGATACCATGACAGAGAGGAGGAGTGGTGCTCAGCATTTTGAAGTTGGATGCGGGCGGTATCCCCCAGTGCTGGATAGATGCTGAGGATGCAACCCGACATTATGCGGATGACAGCGTTTCATGGACGCTGGGTGAACCTGTCGCCATCATGCGTGGCGGCATCTCTCGTTTGACCGGCCAACAATCGATCATTGAGCTGCACTCCATCATTGCTGTCAAAGGCTCTGCAAAAATAAACTTATTTGATGTGGTGCCGGCCATTACGAAACGCAAGCTCTATCGGCGTGATCGCGGCCTGTGTGCTTATTGTGGTTGTCGAATCTCTGAACATGATGCTGAAGCAGAACATATTGTTCCTAACAGCAAAGGTGGTAGCTACACTTGGATGAACCTGGTGGTTTCGTGTCGACCCTGTAATCAGCGCAAAGGTAATCGCACGCCAGAGAAAGCAGGGATGAGTCTTCTCTACGCACCCTACACACCCAGTTTGTACGAAGATATGATTTTGAAAGGCAGAAATATTTTGGCAGATCAGATGGATTTTCTGGCTGCTAATTTGCCAAAGGATAGTCGCATCTTGCAAGACCCATTTTGGGTCTAATTGATTGCTAGTAGCAATCGCTCCCTGAGTTTTTCTATGAATGGTTTGCACCTATTCAAACCGCGTACGATTGTGCTGTTTGCAATCGCGATATCGGTACTTATCCATCTTTATATATTCGTTGGATTTCCTAGTTTTTTATTCTCTAAGGCTGCCCCTCTGGAAGATGTCACCGTTGCCGAGCTGCGTGTCGAGCCTGTTAAAAAAGTTCAGTTGAGTAAACCGCCAGCGCCCGAGCCAAGCGTTCGGGATCAAAGTTCAAACGCAGTGGGCGATGGTGAAGTCATTGAGCCCGGTGGAGGCAATGGGACAGGGCAAGTGGAGCAAGAAGGTCAGGCTTTTCGAGTTCCCGATCCTGGTATTTATTATTACGATGCCTATCTCGATGGCCAGTACCTGCAAACGGCTTCAATCGAGTGGCAATTTGATCCCAAGCTTGGCTATCGATTGTTTATCAATATTCCCTATGCATTTGTTGGGCCATTTATCTTTGAATCCCGAGGAAAGATTGATGCCTATGGATTAGCTCCTGACTTTTATGTGGAGCACCTTGGGAGCCGGCCAGCACGATTTACCCGATTTGATCGCGATGATAAGGGGGGAGGGAAGTTATTCTTCTCCCAAAAGCCGGATCAATTAAAAGACATTCCACCGGGGACTCAGGATCGCTTTAGCCTCATGATGCAGTTGGCCTCTTTGCTTGCAGGTAATGATCAGATTGACGAAAAAGGAACGGTGCGAGAAATTCCGATTGCCAACCTTGATACCGTTGAAACATGGCGTTTTCAAAGCCAAGGGGAAGAGCTATCAGATGCAGTATCAACTTTGGGGCCTACGGTGCTCAGGCACTACAAACGTTTGCCGGTAAAGGAAATGGATCACAAGCGCAGAAATGACATATGGCTGGTGAAAGATTTTGGCTGGATACCGGGTAGGGTGCGCCTTGAAAATGAAAAGGGGCGAACCTTTGAACTATTTCTAAAGCAAGTCGACCCAATTGCAGATTTGCCCAAGTAAAACTTATTTGACCGTTTTCTTACGAATAATCTGACCAATCATATTAAAGAGCACCGCACCAGACATCGAGGCAGCAAATATTCCGCTAAAGGCAACAACGATCGGTAGAATTTTCCAGTTATCTGGTAATGGAAAGCTTCCATACCCAACCGTGGTGTACATCTCGCCAGCAAAGTAAAAGGCGTTGGTATCGATCTCAAAAATCTTCAGGGCAATGAGTGCGTAGGACCACACCACAATATCGACCAAATGGGTCATCAACACCAGGCCAACAGCAATCATATAAAACGGGATCGATAACCAAAAAATGTTTCGGTTGTCTGCCCAGTCAATCAACACTTGGTAGATCTTGCCAATCAATAGGATTAGTAGCGCATGGGCAACCAACATACCAATGGCCGTCATAAATACAAGGGTTAGCTGGTCTGGGAAGCTTTCGCCAACTTGCTGAGCTAGGGTAAAGAAGTTTGGAAGGGTTGACATCGCTATTGATTATTATTTATCTTATTTGACATAATAATGATTATACGCAGATATGTTATTTAGCCCTTAGGCTGAGATTCAGTAGCTACAGGCTTAGGACCCCCTTCATATTTGGCTTTATAGAGCTTTTCCCAGCGCGAACGCAGACCTCTGGAAATCTCTTCTTGATTGAATAAATCCGCTACATCAATGGCGCTAAAGCCTTGGTGATTACGGATTTGCAAATCGGCGCCGCGATCAAGCAATAGTCTAACTAATTGAATATTGCCGGAGCGAACAGCCATCATCAAAGGCGTTGTATCGCTATCCGATAAGGCGTTTACCTGAGCGCCCTTATCCAATAGGAACTCCGCCACTTGCAAATGACCGTTGGTGCAAGCGTAATGCAACGGAGTCCAACCCGATTTATTAATCGTAGCGGCCCGCTTATCAACCAAGGTCTTAACCTCTG encodes:
- a CDS encoding molybdopterin oxidoreductase family protein, with the translated sequence MFKFLSSQPVHDPIHSQNPATEVKTTTCYMCACRCGIRAHLRDGELVYIDGNPNHPLNQGVICAKGASGIMKQKSPARITKPLLRKPGSERGQSEFEEISWDRAFSILEDRLRSIRETDPKKFALFTGRDQMQALTGLFARQFGTPNYAAHGGFCSVNMAAGMIYTIGGSFWEFGGPDLEQAKLFVMIGTAEDHHSNPMKIALSKFKRNGGRFISINPVRTGYSAIADEWIPIKPGTDGALFMALMHELIAANQVDHPFLKRYTNSSQLVCLDAGPEEGLFLFDPESDPINTDIPHNKYIWDIKSNAAKACFANDVDPALSGEYVMGPGPHQGKRVAPAFELLRRQVETCTPEWAEKITSIPAARIRLLAKEMAHTAFKQSFELPIAWTDSFGQQHTSVTGRPVAFHAMRGLSAHSNGFQTTRALAVLMTLLGTIDRPGGFRHKAPYPRQIPPNIKPPSSENDIQANTPLAKAPLGWPTRPEDLALDQDGKPLRIDKAYTWEHPLAAHGLMHNVITNAVKGDPYSIDTLMIFMANMSWNSTMNTMEVRQHLNAKDENGQFKIPFLVICDAFQSEMVAFADLVLPDTTYLERHDAMSMLDRPISEFDGPCDSVRIPVLPPTGECKPFQDVLIELASRLKFPAFTTADGQRKFKNYPDFITNFQTAPDSGIGFLMGWRGKDGEKSVRGEPNPDQWERYQENNCVFHYSMPPEHQYMRNWNQGYLDFAKANALRQKNDPIILAVYSDIVQQFRLAAKGQRPGRVPPEHLKERIIEFFDPLPFWYPPLEDAVTNLDEYSINAITQRPMAMYHSWDSQNAWLRQIHSHNFLFINAATAMDHGIEDGAWIWVESQWGKVRCMARHTQAVEMGTVWTWNAIGKAESAWHLDPDADESKKGFLLNHLITEELPMGTREGSFRVSNSDPITGQAGWYDVRVKISPAGSSENLDTWPTAKAKDVPGMLNPSSYGINKSDE
- a CDS encoding ankyrin repeat domain-containing protein, giving the protein MMLRRSFITFTALSFISGFAIAQSQEQADRMARAVQFDDLAQVKRLLQDGVSPNLLVRGGNPISVYAVRENSRTTLDYLLTLKNLDVDQPNLSGENVLMMASLYGLLPEVKTLVDKRAATINKSGWTPLHYACTNGHLQVAEFLLDKGAQVNALSDSDTTPLMMAVRSGNIQLVRLLLDRGADLQIRNHQGFSAIDVADLFNQEEISRGLRSRWEKLYKAKYEGGPKPVATESQPKG
- a CDS encoding ion channel; translation: MSTLPNFFTLAQQVGESFPDQLTLVFMTAIGMLVAHALLILLIGKIYQVLIDWADNRNIFWLSIPFYMIAVGLVLMTHLVDIVVWSYALIALKIFEIDTNAFYFAGEMYTTVGYGSFPLPDNWKILPIVVAFSGIFAASMSGAVLFNMIGQIIRKKTVK
- a CDS encoding DUF3108 domain-containing protein: MNGLHLFKPRTIVLFAIAISVLIHLYIFVGFPSFLFSKAAPLEDVTVAELRVEPVKKVQLSKPPAPEPSVRDQSSNAVGDGEVIEPGGGNGTGQVEQEGQAFRVPDPGIYYYDAYLDGQYLQTASIEWQFDPKLGYRLFINIPYAFVGPFIFESRGKIDAYGLAPDFYVEHLGSRPARFTRFDRDDKGGGKLFFSQKPDQLKDIPPGTQDRFSLMMQLASLLAGNDQIDEKGTVREIPIANLDTVETWRFQSQGEELSDAVSTLGPTVLRHYKRLPVKEMDHKRRNDIWLVKDFGWIPGRVRLENEKGRTFELFLKQVDPIADLPK
- a CDS encoding HNH endonuclease → MLSILKLDAGGIPQCWIDAEDATRHYADDSVSWTLGEPVAIMRGGISRLTGQQSIIELHSIIAVKGSAKINLFDVVPAITKRKLYRRDRGLCAYCGCRISEHDAEAEHIVPNSKGGSYTWMNLVVSCRPCNQRKGNRTPEKAGMSLLYAPYTPSLYEDMILKGRNILADQMDFLAANLPKDSRILQDPFWV